A single window of Sulfurovum riftiae DNA harbors:
- the napA gene encoding nitrate reductase catalytic subunit NapA, which yields MALNRREFLKSAAAASAASAVGIAVPSSLNAAATDAQKDWRWDKAACRFCGTGCGIMLATKGGKIVAVKGDPAAPVNRGLNCIKGYFNAKIMYGADRLKTPLLRMNDKGEFDKKGKFRPVSWQRAFDEMEKHAKKALKASGPEGVAVFASGQYTVMEGYAAQKMMKAGFRSNAIDPNARHCMASAVVGFYQTFGIDEPSGCYDDIEITDTIVTWGSNMAEMHPILWSRVTDRKLSNPDKVKVVNIQTYTHRTCDLGDFNIIFSPNTDLALWNYIAHEIVYNHPEAIDWDFVKQNIVFAAGPLNIGYGMRRAGEKSLKEGKYTDLEMQTIKKEMEKKISAKEAPALAPYGIKEGDTMKNTAGTLKHWKISFEEYKKSLEPFTLDYVAKIAKGDPNESIESFKKKLKDLAALYIEKDRKVVSFWTMGMNQHTRGTWVNTLSYNVHFLLNKQALPGNGAFSLTGQPSACGTAREVGTFCHRLPADMMVKNPKHRAKAEKVWGIPAGTLNPVGNQHIMKIHRDIEDGVVKFAWVNVCNAYQDSASASHWIKAAREMDNFIVTSDGYPGISAKVSDLVLPSAMIYEKWGAYGNAERRTQHWRQQVLPVGDAMSDTWQWVEFSKRFTVKDLWGGYTLRNGKKLPNVIADAKKMGYNEDTTMYEILYANKKGKSYKIDTSKFPQKGYDNSECLGDSRNVKGSDGKVFKGYGFMIHQYLFEEYASFGRGHGHDLAPFEVYHKVRGLKWPVVDGKETQWRFNVKYDPYAAKAVKKSGSKSTHAFYGPLAKKILQGDLKGPNKKLGKYALPNKAKIFARPYMDPPEMPDETYDTWLCTGRVLEHWHSGTMTMRVPELFRAVPEALCYMHPGDAKAKGVKRGELVWVESRRGKVKARVETRGRNRPPQGLVFVPWFDEKVFINKVCLDATCPMSKQTDYKKCAVKITKA from the coding sequence ATGGCTTTGAATAGAAGAGAATTTCTCAAAAGCGCGGCAGCAGCATCTGCGGCGAGCGCTGTTGGAATTGCTGTTCCATCCAGTCTGAATGCTGCGGCGACAGATGCGCAGAAAGATTGGAGATGGGACAAAGCAGCATGTCGTTTCTGTGGTACGGGTTGTGGTATCATGCTCGCGACCAAAGGTGGCAAGATCGTAGCGGTCAAGGGTGACCCTGCGGCACCAGTAAACAGAGGTCTTAACTGTATTAAGGGTTATTTTAATGCGAAGATCATGTACGGTGCGGACAGACTAAAAACACCGCTTCTCAGAATGAATGACAAAGGCGAATTTGACAAAAAAGGAAAATTCAGACCTGTCTCCTGGCAGAGAGCATTCGATGAGATGGAAAAACATGCGAAGAAAGCACTCAAGGCAAGCGGTCCTGAAGGTGTAGCGGTATTTGCATCCGGGCAGTATACGGTTATGGAAGGGTATGCGGCACAGAAGATGATGAAGGCCGGATTCAGATCCAATGCGATCGATCCGAATGCACGTCACTGTATGGCATCTGCAGTTGTCGGTTTCTACCAGACATTCGGTATTGATGAGCCGTCGGGATGTTATGATGATATTGAAATTACAGATACTATCGTAACATGGGGTTCAAATATGGCGGAGATGCACCCGATCCTATGGTCAAGGGTTACGGATAGAAAACTTTCCAATCCTGACAAAGTGAAAGTGGTCAATATTCAGACCTATACACACAGAACCTGCGACCTTGGTGATTTTAACATTATCTTTTCACCAAATACTGACCTTGCATTATGGAACTATATTGCACATGAGATCGTTTATAACCATCCTGAAGCGATTGACTGGGATTTTGTAAAACAGAATATTGTTTTTGCAGCAGGTCCTCTCAATATTGGGTACGGTATGAGAAGAGCAGGCGAGAAGTCACTCAAAGAGGGTAAATATACAGATCTTGAAATGCAAACCATCAAAAAAGAGATGGAGAAGAAGATCTCTGCAAAAGAAGCACCGGCATTGGCACCGTATGGTATCAAAGAAGGTGATACAATGAAAAATACTGCCGGTACGCTCAAGCACTGGAAGATCTCATTCGAAGAGTACAAAAAGTCTCTTGAACCGTTTACACTTGATTATGTAGCGAAGATCGCAAAAGGTGATCCGAATGAATCTATTGAATCATTCAAGAAGAAACTGAAGGACCTTGCAGCGCTTTATATTGAAAAAGACAGAAAAGTTGTTTCATTCTGGACGATGGGTATGAACCAGCACACTAGAGGTACCTGGGTCAATACACTTTCCTACAATGTTCACTTCCTTCTTAACAAGCAGGCATTGCCAGGAAACGGTGCATTCTCACTGACAGGACAGCCTTCAGCATGTGGTACAGCAAGAGAGGTCGGTACATTCTGTCACAGACTTCCTGCAGATATGATGGTGAAGAACCCTAAGCACAGAGCAAAAGCGGAAAAAGTATGGGGTATTCCTGCGGGAACACTCAACCCTGTAGGTAACCAGCATATCATGAAGATCCACAGAGACATCGAAGATGGAGTGGTCAAGTTCGCATGGGTCAATGTATGTAATGCATACCAGGATTCAGCTTCTGCATCACACTGGATCAAAGCAGCAAGAGAGATGGACAACTTCATCGTCACTTCTGACGGATACCCAGGTATTTCTGCAAAAGTATCTGACCTTGTACTTCCGTCAGCGATGATCTACGAGAAGTGGGGAGCCTATGGAAACGCAGAGAGAAGAACACAGCACTGGAGACAGCAGGTACTTCCAGTAGGTGACGCAATGTCAGATACATGGCAGTGGGTCGAATTCTCCAAGCGATTTACGGTCAAAGATCTCTGGGGTGGATATACGCTCAGAAACGGTAAGAAATTGCCAAACGTGATCGCTGATGCGAAGAAGATGGGTTACAACGAAGATACTACGATGTACGAGATCCTCTATGCGAACAAAAAAGGGAAGTCCTATAAAATTGATACATCCAAATTCCCTCAGAAGGGCTATGATAACTCTGAATGTCTCGGTGACAGCAGAAATGTCAAAGGTTCAGACGGTAAGGTCTTTAAAGGGTACGGATTCATGATCCATCAATATCTCTTTGAAGAGTATGCATCATTTGGTAGAGGGCATGGACATGACCTTGCTCCGTTCGAAGTTTACCATAAGGTAAGAGGACTCAAGTGGCCTGTTGTCGATGGTAAAGAGACTCAGTGGAGATTCAACGTCAAGTACGACCCATATGCAGCAAAAGCGGTGAAAAAATCCGGCAGCAAGAGTACGCATGCCTTCTATGGCCCATTAGCGAAGAAGATCCTTCAGGGTGACTTGAAAGGGCCAAATAAGAAATTAGGTAAATATGCTTTGCCGAACAAAGCGAAGATCTTTGCAAGACCTTATATGGATCCACCGGAAATGCCGGATGAAACGTATGATACATGGTTATGTACAGGACGTGTGCTTGAGCACTGGCATTCTGGTACGATGACGATGAGAGTTCCTGAACTCTTCCGTGCCGTACCTGAAGCGCTCTGCTATATGCATCCGGGTGATGCGAAAGCAAAAGGCGTTAAGAGAGGTGAACTTGTATGGGTTGAATCACGAAGAGGAAAGGTCAAAGCGAGAGTAGAGACCAGAGGTCGTAACAGACCGCCTCAGGGATTGGTATTCGTACCTTGGTTCGATGAAAAAGTATTTATTAACAAAGTATGTCTTGATGCAACATGTCCAATGTCCAAGCAGACAGACTATAAAAAATGTGCAGTTAAGATCACAAAGGCATAA
- a CDS encoding metal-sulfur cluster assembly factor, protein MCSITKEAVFDAISTVIDPEVGFNLVEMGLIYDAIIDENCNVHVIMTLSTQGCPLHQMITQWVKEAVERIEDVGEVEVEVVWEPAWNISMADENVKQALGGM, encoded by the coding sequence ATGTGCAGCATAACAAAAGAAGCAGTATTCGATGCCATCTCCACGGTCATCGATCCGGAAGTAGGATTCAATCTGGTAGAGATGGGACTGATCTACGATGCGATCATCGATGAGAATTGCAATGTGCATGTCATCATGACCCTCTCTACCCAGGGGTGTCCACTACACCAGATGATCACACAATGGGTCAAAGAGGCGGTCGAACGAATCGAAGATGTAGGAGAAGTAGAAGTGGAAGTAGTCTGGGAACCTGCCTGGAATATCTCTATGGCAGATGAGAATGTCAAACAGGCCTTGGGCGGGATGTAA
- a CDS encoding precorrin-2 dehydrogenase/sirohydrochlorin ferrochelatase family protein has protein sequence MSFFPMFMDMQDLKVLVVGGGNIATEKLEKLVDFTKEITVIASEVSVEANRLIKEHCLTLYQRAYRRGDIEGFDIVIVATDTVELHKAIYEESRGSRILVNSVDNTDYCDFIFPSYVKKNDLTIAFSTGGASPAFAKHIRRHFEKIIPDSVGPFLKKMKALRATMPKGPERMRYFDELVEKYFKENFK, from the coding sequence ATGTCTTTTTTCCCCATGTTCATGGATATGCAGGATCTCAAAGTACTGGTCGTAGGCGGCGGGAATATCGCTACTGAAAAACTGGAAAAACTGGTGGATTTCACCAAAGAGATCACTGTCATTGCCAGCGAAGTCAGTGTGGAAGCGAACAGGCTCATCAAGGAGCATTGTCTTACTCTTTATCAGAGAGCATACAGGAGAGGGGATATTGAGGGTTTCGATATTGTCATTGTAGCGACGGACACGGTGGAGCTTCACAAAGCGATCTATGAGGAGTCACGAGGCAGCAGGATACTGGTAAATTCCGTGGACAATACGGACTATTGTGATTTCATTTTTCCTTCCTATGTGAAGAAGAATGATCTGACCATCGCTTTTTCCACAGGGGGAGCATCGCCGGCATTTGCCAAACATATCCGCCGGCATTTTGAGAAGATCATTCCCGATTCTGTTGGCCCTTTCCTGAAAAAGATGAAAGCGTTGCGTGCCACTATGCCCAAAGGCCCGGAGAGAATGAGATATTTTGACGAACTGGTGGAAAAATATTTCAAGGAAAATTTCAAATGA
- a CDS encoding Lrp/AsnC family transcriptional regulator, protein MENELLYEMQNAFPMTERPFKAVAEKLNTTEEEVLSTVQKLKDEKIIRQTSAIFDTKRLGYKSSLVAFKVAEDQVEKAAEIINRHPGVSHNYLRNHDYNIWFTMAVAPDSQLGLEKTIEILKEQTGAEDAITLPTLKMFKISVKMDTTGKRAKKEKVKKTAHKEIELTPKHIAVIKELQKDIAVVSEPYKEATEKLGMDYNEFFEIANELKESGVMRRFATILNHRKAGFGANAMSVWAVPEEKGEEIGRQMAEFSAVSHCYLRPSYPNWPYNLFAMVHAKTQEECDTLIEEMAQETGLKEYGKLYSTVEFKKQRLVYFDEVFKEWEAAV, encoded by the coding sequence ATGGAAAACGAACTACTTTACGAAATGCAAAATGCATTTCCGATGACAGAGAGACCCTTCAAAGCGGTAGCAGAAAAACTGAATACCACCGAAGAGGAAGTACTCTCCACCGTACAGAAACTCAAAGATGAAAAGATCATCAGGCAGACTTCCGCTATTTTCGATACCAAACGGCTTGGGTACAAATCTTCACTGGTCGCATTCAAAGTAGCCGAAGACCAGGTGGAGAAAGCTGCAGAGATCATTAATCGGCATCCGGGCGTCAGCCACAACTACCTGCGCAACCATGACTACAATATCTGGTTCACTATGGCCGTTGCTCCCGACAGCCAACTTGGACTTGAAAAGACCATCGAGATACTCAAGGAGCAGACCGGTGCCGAAGATGCCATCACTCTGCCGACACTGAAAATGTTCAAGATCTCCGTGAAAATGGATACCACAGGCAAACGGGCAAAGAAAGAAAAGGTCAAAAAAACAGCCCATAAAGAGATAGAACTCACTCCCAAGCACATAGCCGTCATCAAAGAGCTGCAAAAAGACATTGCTGTGGTCTCGGAGCCTTACAAGGAGGCGACAGAAAAACTGGGTATGGACTACAATGAATTCTTCGAGATCGCCAACGAACTCAAAGAGAGCGGTGTTATGAGGCGTTTTGCAACCATACTGAACCACAGAAAAGCCGGTTTCGGTGCCAATGCCATGTCCGTCTGGGCCGTACCGGAGGAGAAAGGGGAGGAGATCGGCCGCCAGATGGCGGAGTTCTCGGCCGTCAGCCACTGCTACCTCAGACCCAGCTACCCAAACTGGCCCTACAATCTTTTTGCCATGGTCCATGCCAAAACACAGGAGGAGTGCGACACGCTCATCGAAGAGATGGCACAAGAGACAGGGCTGAAAGAGTACGGAAAGCTCTACTCGACCGTGGAGTTCAAAAAACAGCGGCTTGTCTATTTTGATGAGGTATTCAAGGAGTGGGAAGCAGCCGTCTAA
- a CDS encoding Crp/Fnr family transcriptional regulator has protein sequence MYKLEEIPMFSALTGAHLKELYDQTHIKQFAKDSIVFYEGDESKYLHILLEGSIKLYKTTPKGTQIQINRLGAPAMIGEYACFENQPFPATCEFLTNGAMGLLPFDFVYKHLDNPDFSLEIIKSLTGKVALLSALVHKETVLSSEAKVADLMTQKLPLFHRLKNNEIASMLNLTPETFSRILTKFKKEGIITVKNQKISIENEEALYNIVETNTIKDCTNCIAHFKEQIGYKE, from the coding sequence ATGTATAAACTTGAAGAGATCCCGATGTTCTCGGCATTAACGGGGGCACATCTCAAAGAGCTTTACGATCAGACTCATATCAAACAGTTCGCCAAGGACAGTATTGTCTTTTATGAGGGTGATGAGAGCAAATATCTGCATATCCTTCTTGAAGGCAGTATCAAACTCTATAAGACGACTCCCAAAGGTACGCAGATACAGATCAACCGTCTTGGTGCACCGGCGATGATAGGAGAGTATGCCTGTTTTGAAAACCAGCCTTTCCCGGCTACCTGCGAATTTCTTACTAACGGTGCAATGGGGCTACTGCCTTTTGATTTTGTCTACAAACATCTGGACAATCCGGACTTCTCTCTTGAGATAATCAAATCCCTTACCGGAAAAGTAGCACTGCTTTCAGCACTGGTGCATAAAGAGACCGTACTCTCTTCGGAAGCGAAAGTAGCCGACCTGATGACGCAGAAACTGCCGCTCTTTCACAGACTCAAGAACAATGAGATCGCCTCGATGCTCAACCTGACACCTGAGACCTTTTCCCGTATTTTGACTAAGTTCAAAAAAGAGGGGATCATCACCGTAAAGAATCAGAAGATCAGCATAGAGAATGAAGAGGCACTCTACAATATCGTCGAGACCAATACCATCAAGGACTGTACGAACTGTATCGCACACTTTAAAGAACAGATCGGGTATAAAGAATAG